A single region of the Deinococcus sp. KNUC1210 genome encodes:
- a CDS encoding IclR family transcriptional regulator, translated as MTDAAPSAGEIATLERPLYLLTFFTPRQTGWTLSALARASALPKASCLRSIRVLEKYSFLRREGDVYRLGTRFIELSSFVQDSAPARNIALPYLHQLSQRTGWSVSWAVLQGSEGLYAEVITAPGTTPPPIHSGQRLSLTQGASASILMAFAPQQIRQQTFSSVRALLPTAGRPVADLDFVDGLARKTWLAVWNEPPGRGRVECAAPVFQANGKVVAALAVHGEAETSPDPAVLRQRLLQLSHGAEAISRDLGYSHEWQGDTDFFLQMLRGVQRLS; from the coding sequence ATGACCGATGCCGCGCCCTCTGCCGGAGAGATCGCGACCCTGGAACGCCCACTGTATCTGCTGACGTTTTTTACACCGCGTCAGACGGGCTGGACACTCTCGGCGCTGGCCCGGGCAAGTGCCCTTCCCAAAGCCAGCTGTCTGCGCTCGATCCGTGTGCTCGAAAAGTACAGCTTCTTGCGGCGTGAAGGAGACGTCTACCGCCTCGGGACCCGTTTTATCGAGTTGAGTTCCTTCGTGCAGGACAGTGCCCCTGCCCGCAACATCGCCTTGCCGTATCTGCATCAGTTGTCGCAGCGGACCGGGTGGAGTGTCTCCTGGGCGGTCCTCCAGGGGAGTGAAGGACTGTATGCCGAGGTGATCACCGCGCCCGGTACCACACCTCCGCCGATCCATTCGGGTCAGCGTCTGTCGCTCACCCAGGGCGCTTCAGCCTCGATTTTGATGGCCTTTGCGCCGCAGCAGATCCGTCAGCAAACCTTCAGCAGCGTCCGGGCGCTCCTGCCGACAGCGGGGCGACCCGTGGCTGATCTGGACTTCGTCGATGGGCTGGCCCGCAAAACCTGGCTGGCTGTGTGGAACGAGCCCCCGGGTCGGGGCCGGGTCGAATGTGCGGCTCCGGTCTTCCAGGCAAACGGCAAGGTGGTGGCAGCACTGGCGGTGCACGGGGAGGCAGAAACCTCGCCCGATCCCGCCGTACTGCGCCAGCGCCTGTTGCAGCTGAGCCACGGTGCCGAGGCGATTTCCCGCGATCTGGGTT